In Centropristis striata isolate RG_2023a ecotype Rhode Island chromosome 5, C.striata_1.0, whole genome shotgun sequence, a single genomic region encodes these proteins:
- the LOC131971513 gene encoding G2/M phase-specific E3 ubiquitin-protein ligase-like — protein MYLISSKYTSVYAPIVVDSESDADDHTDYPAVESPQGLSLSAENIVSELASKITNTSYSRFNINRANIWDGALRGFKRQSYDPSHEILVKFTDDEGRAEDAVDTGGPKREFLTLLMDSLRSRRVFDGPDDRKFLTFDCAAARDDEYFHVGRMIATSIVHGGPGPRFLSELLYDNLTGKSTVDVEARIEDITDDTMRASLLEISSAATLDELHAVIDKHSSLLQTAGCLQYPDVVVDKKIIIKDFMQWYFIYRNHFSIQRFKDGLSTLNVSHALEQHASTFKAFMCSSVEQLTSTTLDNLFEVQLSEQGSTRRQEETRVLAFWRDYLLDTEDRKTGLSLADILMFATGLSSLPPSGINPRPKLVFQRNSRYPCSRTCANTMEIPLSMTYEEFAKDMDFGIENSPGFGLY, from the exons ATGTACCTTATATCAAG CAAGTACACCAGCGTGTATGCACCTATAGTTGTTGACAGTGAGTCTGATGCAGATGACCACACAGACTACCCTGCAGTGGAAAG TCCACAGGGTTTGAGCTTGAGTGCTGAAAACATTGTTTCAGAACTGGCCTCCAAGATTACCAATACATCATACAGCAGGTTCAACATCAACCGGGCAAATATATGGGATGGAGCACTCAGAGGCTTTAAGCGACAATCTTATGACCCATCACATGAAATTTTGGTTAAATTCACTGATGATGAGGGGCGAGCAGAAGATGCAGTGGACACTGGTGGTCCTAAACGGGAGTTCCTCACCCTGCTGATGGACAGCCTTAGATCAAGGAGAGTCTTTGATGGTCCAGACGATAGGAAATTTCTCACATTTGACTGTGCAG CTGCCAGAGATGATGAATATTTTCATGTTGGGAGGATGATCGCTACATCAATAGTCCACGGTGGTCCAGGCCCTCGATTTTTGTCAGAATTGCTCTACGACAACCTCACGGGAAAATCAACCGTTGATGTTGAAGCAAGGATTGAGGACATCACAGATGATACCATGAGAGCTTCCTTGCTTGAG ATATCCAGTGCAGCAACACTGGATGAACTGCATGCAGTGATCGACAAACATTCAAGTCTGTTGCAGACTGCTGGTTGTCTTCAGTACCCAGATGTTGTGGTGGACAAGAAGATAATCATTAAGGACTTCATGCAGTGGTACTTCATTTACCGCAACCATTTTTCAATACAAAG GTTCAAGGATGGGCTTTCAACACTTAATGtgagtcatgctttggagcagCATGCATCCACATTCAAGGCATTTATGTGCTCAAGTGTGGAACAGCTGACATCCACAACACTGGATAACCTTTTCGAGGTTCAACTCAGTGAACAAGGCAGTACAAGACGCCAAGAGGAAACCAGAGTACTAGCATTCTGGAGAGACTATCTCCTCGATACAGAAG atagaAAAACAGGACTTTCCCTTGCAGACATCCTGATGTTCGCCACAGGACTCAGTTCTCTGCCCCCATCTGGGATTAACCCGAGACCAAAGCTGGTGTTTCAAAGGAATTCTCGCTACCCATGCAGCAGAACCTGTGCAAACACAATGGAAATTCCACTGTCAATGACTTATGAAGAGTTTGCAAAGGACATGGACTTCGGAATAGAAAACTCTCCTGGTTTTGGACtgtactaa
- the LOC131971067 gene encoding uncharacterized protein LOC131971067, which produces MYCPFCGSVLTASPAFCCACGKNITFLKHVKEDTPATHAQVDVAQPSTSAEGNSSIETFLKFRAVKERERKSFFSKKRQASQSEKKQKPVKIYVGVMRLTGDSLKPVRGKSLPLDIQPHWTSEQLLASAVKKQIDFNQDMQDVVHVLLYPDGRQVINIPGTDDPFTVQKYKEALGKAYQKITLYICTAEDFETSCGQSSSEDDSVVHVNVPSVESDLSDTMVWDIPDSVSTPRMEKVLQGPSKCQQPESHQVS; this is translated from the exons aTGTACTGTCCATTCTGTGGATCTGTGCTTACAGCTTCCCCTGCCTTTTGCTGTGCATGTGGcaaaaacataacttttttAAAGCATGTCAAAGAAGACACGCCTGCCACTCATGCACAAGTTGATGTTGCACAACCTAGCACCAGTGCAG agGGAAACTCAAGCATAGAGACATTTTTGAAGTTTAGGGCAGTtaaagaaagggagagaaagtCTTTCTTTTCAAAGAAACGTCAGGCCTCTCAGagtgaaaagaaacagaaaccaGTGAAG atttatgttGGAGTTATGAGGCTGACAGGTGACTCCCTAAAACCTGTAAGAGGGAAGTCACTCCCTCTTGACATTCAGCCTCACTGGACATCAGAGCAGCTATTGGCTTCtgctgttaaaaaacaaatagattTTAACCAGGACATGCAGGATGTTGTCCATGTTTTGTTGTACCCTGATGGCAGACAAGTGATAAACATCCCAGGAACAGATGACCCTTTCACTGTCCAGAAGTACAAGGAGGCATTAGGGAAGGCCTACCAGAAGATAACACTATACATTTGCACTGCAGAGGATTTTGAAACCAGTT GTGGACAGTCTTCTAGTGAAGATGACAGTGTCGTCCATGTGAACGTGCCATCTGTGGAAAGTGATCTCTCTGACACTATG GTCTGGGACATTCCAGATAGTGTGAGCACACCAAGAATGGAGAAAGTTTTGCAGGG ACCCTCCAAATGCCAACAACCAGAATCTCATCaagtaagttaa